From one Lycium ferocissimum isolate CSIRO_LF1 chromosome 7, AGI_CSIRO_Lferr_CH_V1, whole genome shotgun sequence genomic stretch:
- the LOC132063142 gene encoding uncharacterized protein LOC132063142 codes for MTNYRMDSEEEALFRNSPYPLYFVQSPSTISHANSGELSRHNNNNNNSNEFSLVCHSPMPRPEAGPLALSRYSSRGSNHLFSHHEKKISCDSLQSHGTGIDENIEIDREKHCSAMLLVHGENGSSVHEEGDEYEDEDEEDYYYGKGSWKRFFSLGYSDSTPWIVLQVTWRLIVSMIVALVVFYLATKPPAPKISVKIAGIREFGLREGVDGTGVNTKMLTCNCSMTLQIDNKSKLFGLYIHPPAMEMYFGRLPFILAQGEELYAGSYGPAYFKLSAGTRNKALYGAGRVMQDMLRSNKGLPLLIRVHLSSTFHVVWGLIKPKFHHQIECLVVLHNTYNKRQRTQAYNSTCVLTS; via the exons TTTCGTAATTCTCCCTATCCACTTTACTTCGTGCAAAGTCCATCCACCATCTCCCATGCAAATAGTGGAGAACTGTCTcgtcacaacaacaacaacaataacagtAACGAGTTTTCATTAGTATGTCATTCTCCAATGCCACGACCAGAAGCCGGTCCATTGGCTCTCTCTCGATACTCATCTCGTGGATCTAACCACTTGTTCTCGCATCACGAGAAGAAGATTTCTTGCGACTCTCTTCAGAGCCACGGGACAGGAATCGATGAGAACATCGAGATTGATCGAGAGAAACATTGTAGTGCAATGTTGTTGGTTCACGGGGAAAATGGCAGTAGTGTTCATGAAGAGGGGGATGAGTACGAGGATGAGGATGAAGAGGATTATTATTATGGGAAAGGAAGTTGGAAGAGGTTTTTTTCTTTGGGATATTCGGATTCGACCCCATGGATCGTTTTGCAAGTAACTTGGAGGCTTATTGTGAGTATGATAGTAGCTTTGGTTGTTTTCTATCTTGCCACAAAGCCCCCTGCACCTAAGATTTCTGTTAAG ATTGCGGGTATTCGTGAATTTGGATTAAGAGAGGGAGTGGATGGAACTGGTGTAAACACCAAAATGCTGACATGCAATTGTTCAATGACCTTACAAATAGATAACAAGTCTAAGCTCTTTGGGCTTTACATTCATCCCCCTGCCATGGAAATGTACTTTGGAAGGCTCCCTTTCATATTAGCACAA GGTGAAGAACTTTATGCAGGGAGCTATGGGCCAGCATACTTCAAGCTAAGTGCAGGGACAAGGAACAAGGCATTGTATGGGGCAGGAAGAGTTATGCAAGATATGCTCCGATCCAACAAAGGATTGCCTTTGCTAATTCGCGTACATCTCAGTTCaactttccatgttgtttgggGTCTCATCAAGCCCAAATTTCATCACCAAATCGAGTGCCTTGTTGTTCTTCATAACACGTACAATAAAAGACAGAGGACCCAAGCTTATAATAGCACTTGTGTGTTGACATCTTAA
- the LOC132061875 gene encoding uncharacterized protein LOC132061875: protein MTSNIAESINGKLVAARELHIFYFLEEVRKMFGRWNCTNRKNGTYTFTTLMRRYQEMLSINTCKSIRMRVEASTEYVYTVNDGSRRFIIDLRKKTCSCRMFQLDEIPCSHAWAVLKSKNLTVDAYCSELFKPETVVNTYDVPVDPLPNETEWNVPKSIAVEVVMPPLYKRPPGRPKKKRDKPLQELMIGKRRNACGKCGRLGHNRHSCDNPPLNKKNK from the exons ATGACTTCGAATATAGCCGAATCTATTAATGGTAAACTGGTTGCTGCAAGAGAGttacatattttttatttccttgaAGAAGTAAGGAAGATGTTTGGTAGATGGAATTgcacaaatagaaaaaatggTACCTACACATTCACAACACTGATGAGGCGGTATCAAGAGATGTTGTCGATCAACACGTGCAAATCAATACGAATGAGG GTTGAAGCATCAACTGAATATGTTTACACAGTTAATGATGGATCGAGGCGTTTCATAATCGATTTGAGGAAGAAAACTTGCAGCTGTAGGATGTTCCAACTGGACGAGATACCGTGTTCTCATGCATGGGCAGTattgaaaagtaaaaatttgACTGTTGATGCATATTGTTCGGAATTATTCAAGCCAGAAACAGTTGTGAACACATATGATGTGCCGGTTGATCCTCTTCCCAATGAGACCGAGTGGAATGTTCCTAAAAGCATAGCAGTTGAAGTTGTTATGCCACCGTTATATAAGAGACCCCCTGGGAGgccaaaaaagaagagggaTAAGCCATTACAGGAGTTGATGATTGGTAAACGCAGGAATGCTTGCGGTAAATGTGGACGTCTTGGTCATAACAGGCATTCGTGTGATAATCCGCCGCTcaataagaagaataaataa